Proteins co-encoded in one Spirosoma endbachense genomic window:
- a CDS encoding SDR family NAD(P)-dependent oxidoreductase has protein sequence MNAETGKTALITGASSGIGQELAKLFAQDGYNLVLVARSDDTLDRLADVFKSNYGTQQITVIKKDLAEEDAAQDVYNQVKAKDITVNVLVNDAGVGLYGLFATDTDWEREKAMIHLNVLSLTQMTKLFLYDMLARNEGKILNLASLLSITPTPLMAVYAGTKAYVYNFTQSLVNELKETNVTITALLPNATDTDFFNKAGAENTKVTDEVQDPVMVAKDGYEALMAGKAKVVPGGLKNKSYEVLAYVAPQEALASLMHGKMSQKPQPEPENQDDKSSALTWGIGFGIAVLAGIALAVAYNNTSAVDKARYRYKAKSAGNALSDALSSVSDSLSSVLDSVVDVYQTARSKAEQLVPREEEVEEEVAA, from the coding sequence ATGAATGCAGAAACAGGAAAAACTGCTCTGATTACAGGTGCCTCTAGCGGAATTGGCCAGGAATTGGCCAAACTTTTTGCTCAGGATGGCTATAATTTAGTGCTGGTCGCTCGTAGCGACGATACACTGGATCGGCTGGCAGATGTGTTCAAAAGTAATTATGGCACTCAACAGATAACCGTCATCAAAAAAGACCTGGCCGAAGAAGATGCCGCACAGGACGTCTACAATCAGGTTAAGGCCAAGGACATAACGGTCAATGTGCTGGTCAATGATGCCGGTGTGGGTTTGTATGGCCTGTTTGCTACGGATACGGACTGGGAACGCGAAAAAGCCATGATTCATCTCAACGTGCTGTCCCTTACCCAGATGACCAAGTTGTTTCTGTACGATATGCTGGCTCGCAACGAGGGCAAAATCCTGAACCTAGCTTCGCTTCTATCCATTACGCCTACGCCCCTGATGGCCGTTTATGCCGGAACCAAGGCGTATGTGTATAACTTCACCCAGTCGTTGGTCAACGAGTTAAAAGAGACCAATGTGACCATTACGGCTCTGTTACCAAATGCTACGGATACTGACTTTTTCAATAAAGCGGGTGCCGAAAATACAAAGGTAACCGACGAAGTACAGGACCCTGTCATGGTGGCTAAAGATGGTTATGAAGCGCTGATGGCTGGTAAAGCTAAAGTTGTTCCGGGTGGCTTGAAAAACAAATCGTATGAGGTATTGGCCTACGTTGCCCCTCAGGAAGCACTGGCTTCGCTTATGCACGGCAAAATGTCGCAGAAACCACAGCCGGAGCCTGAAAATCAGGACGATAAATCATCAGCTTTGACCTGGGGAATTGGTTTCGGCATTGCGGTGCTGGCCGGTATTGCTTTGGCAGTTGCCTATAACAATACCAGCGCTGTTGACAAAGCACGCTACCGGTACAAGGCCAAATCTGCGGGGAATGCCCTATCTGATGCGTTATCGTCGGTATCCGATAGCCTGTCATCCGTTTTAGATTCCGTCGTTGATGTTTATCAGACGGCCAGATCAAAGGCAGAACAACTTGTCCCGAGGGAGGAAGAAGTAGAAGAAGAGGTCGCTGCATAA
- a CDS encoding DUF4136 domain-containing protein — MKTLTGLLIIAILTGCSSYRITRNQADKAATWSAYRTFAFVDTNRIDPSPREAYQATVEQIKRTVATELANRGYQQTKDNPDLLVNIGAVVKDKTQTRQTTINEAPLYIGQRRYQWRSQEVPVGTYQEGTVNLHIVDAQRNALIWDVAISSVLNRQQVTPVQIGEAISKVFSKFPGNR, encoded by the coding sequence ATGAAAACGCTCACTGGACTTTTGATTATTGCTATTCTTACAGGTTGTTCATCTTACCGGATTACCCGGAATCAGGCCGATAAGGCAGCAACCTGGTCGGCTTATCGAACCTTTGCTTTTGTCGATACCAATCGCATCGACCCTTCACCCCGCGAGGCCTATCAGGCAACGGTCGAGCAGATAAAACGGACGGTAGCTACTGAGCTGGCCAATCGGGGGTATCAGCAAACAAAGGATAATCCGGATTTACTCGTAAATATTGGTGCTGTTGTGAAAGATAAAACACAGACTCGCCAAACGACAATTAATGAGGCTCCACTTTATATTGGTCAACGGCGCTATCAATGGCGAAGCCAGGAGGTGCCGGTTGGTACGTATCAGGAAGGAACGGTCAATTTACATATTGTGGATGCTCAGCGTAATGCGCTTATTTGGGATGTAGCCATATCGAGTGTGTTAAACCGACAGCAGGTAACACCGGTTCAAATTGGAGAAGCCATCAGTAAGGTTTTTTCTAAATTTCCTGGCAATCGATGA
- a CDS encoding TspO/MBR family protein, whose translation MKNSSFWRIATAAFAVGSILYTTLSSSKSRQQSRERQQDNPDGSEYEYDVPVEYQDVFEKNMIVPAGWAFGVVWSTIYSGLGALLVHQALPSQEYNPRYTKALPWWLSSWTLNALFGRFFSQNDPQSIVISDLITKFNLPAALALHHSLEIGKTDVPVPEKYLRIPVSLYAGWLTAATVVGTPNTLLTIGGWKPDEERDEPVAAGILSATAGAGYFIARRLNDPWYMVPFVAGFGGIATRQWNKQPVVGWAAACLAAAYVGLLAYWLPKGKFHDYDRIVVHDAEAEVVAEQIETSEPHQAEIVRERMKPIEAESLD comes from the coding sequence ATGAAAAATTCATCGTTTTGGCGTATTGCCACGGCTGCATTTGCGGTTGGCAGTATACTTTACACAACACTATCAAGCAGTAAATCCCGTCAGCAGAGTCGGGAACGCCAGCAGGACAACCCCGATGGCTCAGAATATGAGTACGACGTTCCGGTCGAATACCAGGATGTCTTCGAGAAAAATATGATCGTTCCGGCAGGCTGGGCTTTTGGCGTAGTCTGGTCAACGATTTATTCAGGATTAGGTGCCCTGCTTGTTCATCAGGCGCTACCTTCTCAGGAATACAATCCCCGCTATACGAAAGCACTCCCGTGGTGGTTATCCAGTTGGACGCTTAATGCCCTTTTCGGTCGTTTCTTTTCGCAGAATGATCCGCAAAGCATCGTTATCTCCGATCTGATTACTAAGTTTAATTTGCCCGCTGCATTAGCCCTCCACCACAGTCTGGAGATTGGCAAAACGGATGTGCCTGTTCCTGAAAAATACCTTCGTATTCCCGTAAGCCTTTATGCGGGCTGGCTGACAGCGGCTACGGTTGTTGGCACTCCGAATACATTATTGACTATCGGTGGCTGGAAGCCCGACGAAGAACGGGACGAACCGGTTGCCGCTGGCATTTTAAGCGCCACAGCCGGAGCAGGTTACTTTATTGCCCGACGGCTCAATGACCCGTGGTATATGGTACCATTTGTAGCCGGTTTTGGTGGCATTGCCACTCGCCAATGGAACAAACAACCGGTTGTTGGCTGGGCAGCTGCGTGCCTCGCAGCCGCTTATGTAGGCTTATTAGCTTACTGGCTCCCTAAAGGCAAGTTCCATGACTATGATCGAATCGTTGTTCACGATGCTGAAGCCGAAGTAGTTGCGGAACAAATCGAAACGTCAGAACCGCACCAGGCCGAAATTGTACGGGAACGGATGAAACCCATAGAAGCCGAAAGTCTGGATTAG